Part of the Salvelinus fontinalis isolate EN_2023a chromosome 1, ASM2944872v1, whole genome shotgun sequence genome is shown below.
ctggtctagggtatccgggatgatgctgttgatatgagccatgaccagcctttcaaagcccatcatggctaccgacgtgagtgctatggggcggtaatcatttaggttggttaccttcacttccttgggcactgggactatggtggtctgcttgaaacatgtaggtattacagacttggtcagagagaggttgaaagtGTCAGtgtagacacttgccagttggtcagtgcatgctttgagtacacgtcctggtaattcgtTTGGCcccgctttgtgaatgttgacctgtttaaaggtcttgctcacatactacccactactgcgacctgtatgctctagttggctggccGTCGCTACATATCAgtctccaaacccactggctccaggtcatctataagtctttgctaggtaaagccccgccttatctcagctcactggtcaccatagcaaaacccacccatagcacgcactccagcaggtatatttctctggtcatccccaaagccaacacctacttcggccgcctttccttccagttctctgctgccaatgactggaacgatttgcaaaagtcactgaagctggagacatacatctccctcactaactataagcatcagctgtcagagcagcttaccgatcactgcacctgtacacagcccatctgtaaataacccacccaactacctcatccccacattGTTATTTTTTTGCTCTTTTACACCCGAGTATctgtacttgcacatcatcatctgcacatctatcactccagtgtaaattgtaattatttcgccactatggtctatttattgcctttctacatttgcacacactgtatatagatttttccattgagttattgactgtacgtttgtttatcccatgtgtaactctgtgttgttgtttttgtcacactgctttgctttatattggctaggtcgcagttgtaaatgagaacttgttcttaactggcctacctggttaaataaaggtgaaataaaaaataaaaattggctaccaagagcgttatcacacagtcatctggaacagctggttttcccatgcatgcttcagtgttgcttgcctcgaagcgagcataaaaggcatttagctcgcctggtaggctcgcgtcactgggcagctcgcggcagggtttctctttgtagtccgtaatagttttcaagccctgccacatccgacgagcgttagagccggtgtagtaggattcaatcttaatcctgtattgacgctttgcctgttagatggttcgtctgagggcgtagcggaatttcttataggtgtccggattagtgtcccactctttgaaagcggcagctctagcctttatcttgatgcggatgttgcctgtaatccatggattctggttgggatatgtacttacgtcactgtggggacgacgtcatcgatgcacttattgatgaagccgatgactgaggtggtatactcctcaatgccattggatgaatcccggaacatattccagtctgtgctagcaaatgTTAAATGATGGATAATGGATGCCATATATCTGAAGAAAATTCTAAATTGTCCCACAGGGCCTCGGCTGTTCTGTCACTGGatggtggactggggacagggtTGGGGAACCTCCAGGGTAAGATTAGAATACCCCTGTGTTATAGTAACTCTGTAGAGGGCGGTAAGAGTGACAGAACATTCATACTAGATCTGCTCTTTCAGATCCCTAAAAGCCACAGCCATGGGATTCTGCTCATGTGACCATCACATATTACATCTGGAAGAGGTTTGAAAAGAGACACTCTTTAATCCATTAGGCCTCATTGAATAGTTGATATCATTATCAAAAGTACAAAGATTTACCAAAGGTTTCCATACACATTTTGCAGATACTGTAGCAGTCTGTGTAATCATCTTACCTGAGAATTGCTGCCATCTGCTGATAAAACCTTGATACTGACGACAGTTTCTCCAACATTCAATGGGGAACGTTGGGAATCACTTTCTCCATTCACTGAAACATTCATGTTTTTATCAGGAACCTTGGGCATTACAGTCACTGAGTTACAGTAGAATGAAACTGTGCCTAAATGTGGTACAAAAAACCCCAGCACATTACATGTCGTAGAATAAGTCATTAGAATAGTACGTTAATTTCTTAAGGTTATGGCTATCCTCCTCTCATTTGAGTAGGTAATCATAGATATTTGCAGAAAATGTAGGTTGTAGTTGACCATGCAATATTTGTTGGAGGTGTCATAATCGGTTACCACCTCTATCTCAACCCCATTCAAACCTTAGTTCAAATTCCATCAAACTAAATTATCACCACACAGCTGAAAAATAAAAACGCATTGATTTGCAAGAGCATGAAGAACAAATTATGGTTTATGTCCACAGTGTAGAATATTTTACAGCGTTTCCTCCGACGCTCACTGTTTATGTTGGAAACCATAATTTTGCTCTCTGTGCAGCGCTTGCTAGTGCTCAAATTATGTTAACGGTCCTGTTTATTATGCCAATGCCAACTAAATGAATCACATTCTACTAACTAATTTTAAAATAGCCCGGATAGCTCCTCATAATATGCACTTGAGCGATTGAATGTACATTTTGTTTTCTGCAATCCAACACAGTAGAGGGCGTTATTGAGCATCGGTGTGTATTGTCGATAGGCGAAACATAGAAGAAGAGAATGTTGCTGCTTATGTATTTCCGGTTGGACTACAACGTGTGGAGAAACAGGTAGCTAGCTTCTCATTATTACAGTAACCAGATAAAATAATAGACAAACTATTCAACAATGAGTAGTTAACGGAGTGTTGAGAGAAGATTTGTCATTGACGGGAATAAAGTGTTTTTGCTGAGCCGTAGCTTGCTTAAaggctagctagccagcaagccagaaataagctaacgttagctatccagcaataagctagctagctagccagcaatATGCATGGCTATTTTAGCCACATTATCTATGATATTGCTTCGCCTCTTCCTATTCATCTTCGCTACATCAAAGCAGGTGGTATagatgggttggttgtttagcaacataaCCGACGCGTGCAAAACAGGCGGGTTGGTTTAGATTCTTGTTAAGGTTTAAAGTATGTTccgtctccaatgtttattggaAACATAAATAAAGTACTATATATTGAGTATTACTTTCAATTTGGATgcaatcaaattatatttcaacaaaataatgttgcaggaatgctaatcttccGTTTCTAACAACCAAaatgatttcagaacaatctgcgATGGTTGGTGTCGCCTCTTTCTTGttctttttgaggtggaacgactCATGGTATCATTAGTAGCTAGCTAGCGACCTTGTCTAGTGTTCTAcagtacactcactactttaagtCCCTCTGGTTAAGAGCTTCTGCTAAGTGAATAAAATGTACTATGTCTATCTATCCCACTAATGTTAATTGTCTTTCTCAATCTCCCCAGACAACATGGCAGAGGACATCCCTGTGGAAGACTACCCTACTGAGATTAAGGAGCAGCTCACAGGGTTTGAGTCGTCAGTCGGTGGTGTCAACAACATGGTGCAGACCATCCTATCCATGCCAAGAAATGAGCTGGTGCAAAAAGTATGTTTTCAGACTGACAGGATAGAAGGACTTGGTATTGAGAGTTCTGAAGTCCTGCGGTATATTCAGCCGATTACCGCTTAAGAACCAAACAGAGCAAACGAAACGAGGAGAGACCtagctgaatttgtccaatagaaactagtTTGATGCAAAACTATTTCTGTTTGTAGTAAACGGTTTCTGTCGCAAAAAGTTTTGCAACAGTATCGGcgaaatgaatacacccctgattatTGGGAATGTCACTGAGTCGGTCACATATTCAAATGAACAGAACAGCAATATTTAGGCCTCTGCtgttaaaacctcaccacttgaGAGGTTTAATTACACTACTGAACTCGGGAGCACATAGCGCCCTGCTCAAATCTACAGCTCCGGGTCAtattgtcaacaaggcagcataATGCATACTTCAGAAACAGgctacaacatgtattttctataaaatatatttgtttgaattctcaaactatactgaacaaagatatcaacccaacatgtaaagtgttggtcccatgtttcatgagctgaaataaaagatcccagaaattttccatacgcacaaaaagcttatttctctccaattttgtgcccaaagttgtttacatccctgttggtgagcatttctcctttgccaagataatccatccacctgacatgtgtggcatatcaagaagctgattaaatggcatcatcattacacaggtccaccttgtgctggggataataaaaggccacactaaaatgtgcagttttgtcacacaacacaatgccacagatgtctcaagttttgagggagcgtgcagttggcatgctgactgcaggaatgtccaccagagctgttgccagagaattaagttaatttctcaaccataagccgcctccaacgtcgttttagagaatttggcagtacgttcaaccggcctcacaaccgcagaccacgtgtaactacgccagcccaggacctccacatccgggttCTTCACCTGCaagattgtctgagaccagccacctggaaatctgatgaaaccaaggagtatttctgtctgtaattaaAGCCATTTTATGTGGAAAAACTCTGAttgactgggcctggctcccaagtgggtgggcctatgccatgGTTCCACCcctgcccagttatgtgaaatccatagattagagcctaaggAAATCATTTCGACTGACTGATTTccctatatgaactgtaactcagtaaaattgttaattgttccatgttgtgtttatttttgttcagtatagttttccTTCAGAAGGCAGATAAATCATGTGTGTTTTCTATCAAACACTTATTCATGTGAAAACAGGGAATACTAACGCATTACTGGTTGACAATAGGCTACATCAGTTTTGAGACAATTTCACCAGTGGCTTGAGCGGAGCTTCCAGCTCATGCCCGGGGTGCAGCCTGGTTACAAAACGAATACAAATCACTTTTAACTCTGCCTACCTATCGAACTGGGCGAGCTGAAACAAACCCTCTCAATGTGTCTCTTGTTTTCTTGATAGCTGGATCCTCTGGAACAAGCCAAGCTGGACCTGATGTCTGCATATAGCCTCAACTCTCTTTTCTGGAGTAAGTGTGCTTCATTTTCCTGCACGCAAATCCAAGTTAATATTGTCAAATTATATCCAGTCTGCACAATTTTTTTGGGGTGTAAAGATGTTGAAATGACTGTCACCACAACACTCCCCATGTTAAATTACAGTGTCATTCTTGTTCTTTACAGTGTACTTGGTCACACAAGGAATAAACCCCAAAGAACATGCAATCAAACAAGAGTTggtaagatattacatttttaccCTGAAGAGAATTCCACTCATCCCACCCTATTTTGTTCAGTCAATTGTCAACTTGCATAACCTGCATTCAAAACCCCAcaaacacagtgtacaaaacattaggaacacctgttctttccacgACAGAgcatgtttacatgcacactaataattcaaTATTAAATGATGGCTGAAGGCCGAGTATGGCATAACATTAgccatgtaaacaccttactctgctcatctgtcatggaaacagcaggtgttcctaatgttttgtacactgtgtgtaTGGTTATAATGGAAGTAAAGCATACGCAGATTAAAACACATTTTCGGCATTTATCAAAAGTCCCATCAGTAGTCTGATTTCAGATGTCCATGTAAACATGATTGTTAaggaaatcgttcttcttgcatagagtagtaacctggtatatttatgtttaccaatagatggcagtattgactcaagacgggggtttgcttcccgctatccgtagctatttcctatgtctgcctatttaactatgattaagaaagcttcagggAGGTTTAAGCCAGGTGCATAAGAGAATGTAAAtctaagttacaattaaatactaaaccgtacGTAAGTCTCATGAGTCGTAATTCTAAGAAGCCTTTAAGGATACTACACATAGCATGTAAACATTTTAAACAAGCTATTATATTAAgctgactatccacaataatcatattGTTTGCATGTAACTGTGGTCAGGTGAATCCAGGGGGAacctataatcccttattgatgtcccttgttgaatccacttcaatcagtgtagatgaaggagacgggtcaaagaatgatttttaagccttgagacaattgagacatggattgtgtatgtgtgccattcagggggtgaatggacaagacaaaagatttaagtgcctttgaacaaggtatggtagtaggtgccaggtgcaccggtttgtgtcaagaactgcaacgctgctggtttttccacgctcaacagtttcccgtgtgtatcaagaatgatccaccacacaaaggacatccagccaacttgatataACAGTGGGAAGCacaggagtcaacatgggccagcatccctgtggaacgctttcgacaccttgtggagtccatgccccgacacactgagggcaaaaggggtgtaactcaatattaggaaggtgttcctaatattttgtacattcGGTGCCTACTGTAGATGGGTGACATATATAATATTTTAATTTCTAAATCCTGTATTTTCTTGTCTCCTGACTAGGAGAGGATCAGGACATATATGAACCGTGTGAAGGAGATCACTGATAGGAGGAAAGCATCCCGTCTGAACAAACCAGCTATGTCTCGCTTGCTCAGGAACGCATTGTGGGAGCCTGAGGAAGGGAAGTCAAAGAACACGCCGGGTGGTGACCCCCAGGACACGCCGGGCCGTGCCCCCCAGCACACGCCGGGTCGAGGCCAGCGCACTCCGGGTCGCGGCCACCACACTCCGGGTCGCGGCCACCGCACTCCGGGTCGCGGTCACCGCACTCCGGGTCGCGGCCAGCACAAACGCTTTGATGGCCATCAGTCAAAAGGACCCAAACTCAGCTGAGAGGAGGTGGTGCAACACCAGGGGCTGGTTCCTTGCTGGCCTCTACCACGTTTCCTTGGTCcccttttctttttttctactttgtttttattgtaggaacacaaagaaagtacaaataaagtaaaataaaagaaCAACAAAAAAGATCTGGCAGTTACAGTCAAATTGTTTGAGTTTATTTCCACTCTTCAAACATTTTAAAGAAGTCATTGTCATAACATCAGACAaaatgcacaattggcccagcgtcgtccgggtttggccgtcattgtaaataagaatttgttcgtaactgacttgcccagttaaataaaggttaacaaaAAAAGCTTTCAGCCTGCCTCACGAATGGTCCAGGTCGCATACAATCCAGGTCGCATACAAAccataccctattccctatgaagtgcactacttttgaccaggcaccaataaggaatagggtgccatttgtgatgacCCAGTCTGCCCACAGTGCCTTCAGTACAGACCAGCATATTGGAGAAAAATTTATGAATTTTCTTCCCTCAAATCCCACTCCAGCCCTCCACATGTACTCAGTTTAGAAGCTAATCAAAAGGGGCCAATCACGCTTTCCCAGAAGTTTGGTTGGTGCGTAAAACCTGTACATTTAAATAAGCAAAAAGGTCTAACAGGTCCGCACTAAAAGATGTTGTGTAAAGCTTTATTTAAAATTGCGTCAGGGATGTGGCCTAGCGGTTAacagtgttggaccagtaacttaAAAgacgctggttcgaatcccagagccgtCTAGAGGAAAAATCTGTTGTGCACTTGAGCAATCACTTAACCTTAATTGCGTCTGTTAGTCGCTCATGATAAGTGTATGCTAAATAACTTAAATGTAATAGCACACAGACATTTTGTCTTTGCATCCGTCTTCTACATCAGGTCACTAACCAGAAAAGAAATGGCACATCGAACGACATGAGGTAAC
Proteins encoded:
- the LOC129814898 gene encoding nuclear nucleic acid-binding protein C1D-like; its protein translation is MAEDIPVEDYPTEIKEQLTGFESSVGGVNNMVQTILSMPRNELVQKLDPLEQAKLDLMSAYSLNSLFWMYLVTQGINPKEHAIKQELERIRTYMNRVKEITDRRKASRLNKPAMSRLLRNALWEPEEGKSKNTPGGDPQDTPGRAPQHTPGRGQRTPGRGHHTPGRGHRTPGRGHRTPGRGQHKRFDGHQSKGPKLS